Proteins encoded by one window of Sphaerodactylus townsendi isolate TG3544 linkage group LG04, MPM_Stown_v2.3, whole genome shotgun sequence:
- the LOC125430814 gene encoding ATP-binding cassette sub-family C member 2-like isoform X4: MGSWDSCKDMFIVDVRFHYYLRTWLNCTLDVIGTIVVIVYASPLFMLVVVPLGYLYFTIQRYYIASSRQIRRLAGASHTPVISHFSETLLGVSTVRAFGHQERFINQNKDVINENLVCFYNNVISNRWLAVRLEFLGNLMVFFAALFAVIANGKVDSTTVGLSISYALSITQSLNFWVRKACEIETNGISIERVCEYSNIVKEAPWILSSRPPAGWPNEGVIQFISYKVRYRPDIDYALQDISFQTSREEKIGIIGRTGAGKSTLTNCLFRIIERAGGKIIIDGIDISTIGLHDLRGNLNIIPQDPVLFSGTIQSNLDPLGKYSDFELWNALELCDLKNFVQSLPKKLQHEISESGENLSMGQRQLVCLARALLRKTKVLVLDEATASVDMETDNLVQSTIQKEFRNCTVLTIAHRLHSIMDSDRVLVLDSGKIAEFDTPQNLLQQRGVFYEMTSQAGIHQNEVNL; encoded by the exons ATGGGTTCTTGGGATTCATGCAAG GACATGTTTATAGTTGATGTACGTTTTCATTATTATCTACGAACCTGGCTGAATTGTACACTGGATGTTATTGGAACAATTGTTGTAATTGTGTACGCATCACCCCTTTTCATGCTGGTGGTTGTTCCACTTGGATACCTATATTTTACTATTCAA CGATACTATATTGCTAGCTCCCGACAGATTCGACGACTGGCTGGTGCTTCACACACCCCTGTAATTTCACACTTCAGTGAAACACTTTTGGGTGTTTCTACAGTCAGAGCTTTTGGACATCAGGAACGATTTATAAATCAAAACAAAGATGTGATCAACGAGAACCTGGTTTGCTTCTACAACAATGTAATTTCAAACAG GTGGCTAGCTGTCCGACTTGAATTTCTGGGGAACTTGATGGTTTTCTTTGCTGCATTGTTTGCAGTGATTGCCAATGGCAAGGTGGATTCTACCACAGTGGGATTATCGATATCCTATGCACTCAGT aTAACTCAAAGTTTGAATTTTTGGGTCCGCAAAGCATGTGAAATTGAAACCAATGGAATCTCCATTGAACGGGTTTGTGAATATTCAAATATTGTTAAAGAG gCACCCTGGATACTATCCAGCCGCCCACCAGCAGGTTGGCCTAATGAAGGTGTAATACAGTTTATCAGTTACAAAGTTCGGTACAGACCAGATATAGATTACGCTCTACAGGACATATCTTTTCAAACTagcagggaagaaaag ATTGGAATCATAGGAAGAACTGGTGCAGGCAAATCCACTCTCACCAATTGCTTATTTAGAATAATAGAAAGAGCTGGAGGCAAAATAATCATAGATGGAATTGACATATCAACTATTGGCCTACACGATCTTCGAGGCAATCTAAACATTATTCCGCAG GACCCAGTCTTATTCTCAGGGACAATTCAATCAAACTTGGATCCACTTGGAAAATATTCTGATTTTGAATTGTGGAATGCACTAGAATTGTGTGACCTGAAGAATTTTGTGCAATCGCTTCCAAAGAAACTTCAGCATGAAATTTCAGAGAGTGGTGAAAATCTGAG TATGGGGCAGAGACAGCTCGTCTGCCTTGCCCGTGCTTTGTTAAGGAAGACGAAAGTTTTAGTCTTGGACGAAGCAACAGCCTCTGTTGATATGGAAACAGATAATCTTGTGCAGTCCACAATCCAGAAAGAATTCCGAAACTGCACGGTGCTAACTATTGCTCATAGGCTGCATTCCATCATGGACTCTGACAG AGTGCTTGTTCTTGATTCTGGAAAAATTGCTGAATTTGATACGCCACAGAATTTGTTGCAACAGAGAGGTGTGTTTTATGAAATGACATCACAAGCTGGAATACATCAAAATGAAGTTAACCTCTAA
- the LOC125430814 gene encoding multidrug resistance-associated protein 1-like isoform X3, which translates to MIDFCEHHSGSYWNGYGFAVALLIVVVLQTLIHQAYQRLNMLNAVKVKTAMVGLLYKKALNLSSSSRQKYTTGEIVNLMSTDVQQLMDLTINLNLLWSAPFQILLTIIFLWQELGPSVLAGIGMLLLVVPINVYVAARVKQLRKSQSKNTDQRVKLLNEILHGIKILKLYAWEPSYQKKIVNIRESEISVLRLSGYLTTFSMLTLTCIPFLVSLATFGVYFLLDEKNVLTAAKVFTSISLFNILRLPLFDLPTVISAAAQAKVSLGRLENFLSSEELDPQNINTDYRGDHAVRFVNASFRWKKIGTTTLHKLSVTIPEGSLVAIVGQVGAGKSSFLSAVLGEMEKIEGTAQRKGSVAYVSQQAWIQNSTLQENILFGSELNKLYYKRVLEACALSPDLEQLPMGDQTEIGERGVNISGGQKQRVSLARAVYSNANLYLLDDPLSAVDVHVGKHLFEKVIGSSGLLKNKTRILVTHNLTILPQTDIIMVMEDGRITEIGSYKELFSKRANFAEFVLTFGGGRENKEKFSVSNSFPKNIIKIRDNVVPQKRQYAQHKDTSSFSVKKEKVATGTVKMSVILKYLQAFGWSWMWLTIAAYLGQNAMAIGQNLWLSTWTAEAKQLKHFTEWKQLRNYRFGIYGFLGFMQGLLVCFGAYVLTRGSLCASRALHHQMLDSVLRLPLQYFETNPVGQIINRFTKDMFIVDVRFHYYLRTWLNCTLDVIGTIVVIVYASPLFMLVVVPLGYLYFTIQRYYIASSRQIRRLAGASHTPVISHFSETLLGVSTVRAFGHQERFINQNKDVINENLVCFYNNVISNRWLAVRLEFLGNLMVFFAALFAVIANGKVDSTTVGLSISYALSITQSLNFWVRKACEIETNGISIERVCEYSNIVKEAPWILSSRPPAGWPNEGVIQFISYKVRYRPDIDYALQDISFQTSREEKIGIIGRTGAGKSTLTNCLFRIIERAGGKIIIDGIDISTIGLHDLRGNLNIIPQDPVLFSGTIQSNLDPLGKYSDFELWNALELCDLKNFVQSLPKKLQHEISESGENLSMGQRQLVCLARALLRKTKVLVLDEATASVDMETDNLVQSTIQKEFRNCTVLTIAHRLHSIMDSDRVLVLDSGKIAEFDTPQNLLQQRGVFYEMTSQAGIHQNEVNL; encoded by the exons ATGATTGATTTCTGCGAACATCATTCTGGTTCATATTGGAATGGTTATGGATTTGCAGTTGCTCTTCTTATTGTGGTCGTTCTGCAAACACTTATCCATCAGGCTTATCAGCGTCTTAACATGCTTAATGCAGTAAAAGTTAAGACTGCAATGGTTGGCCTCTTGTATAAAAAG GCTTTGAACTTGTCTAGTTCTTCACGACAAAAATATACAACAGGTGAAATAGTTAACTTGATGTCAACAGATGTCCAGCAACTTATGGATCTGACCATCAATCTCAACCTCTTATGGTCAGCCCCTTTTCAAATTCTGCTGACTATCATCTTCCTTTGGCAAGAACTGGGCCCCTCTGTGCTAGCAGGCATTGGAATGCTACTTTTGGTTGTACCTATAAATGTTTATGTAGCAGCCAGAGTGAAGCAACTCAGG AAAAGCCAATCGAAGAACACTGATCAACGAGTTAAACTCTTAAATGAAATCTTGCATGGCATAAAG ATTTTAAAGCTGTATGCATGGGAACCTTCATATCAGAAAAAAATCGTGAACATTCGGGAAAGTGAAATATCTGTTTTGAGATTATCTGGATACCTGACAACATTTTCCATGCTGACTCTGACATGTATTCCATTTTTG GTCTCGCTGGCTACCTTTGGTGTCTATTTTCTGTtggatgaaaaaaatgttttaactgcagcCAAAGTTTTTACCTCTATTTCCTTGTTTAATATTTTACGACTTCCTTTGTTTGATTTGCCTACAGTGATTTCTGCTGCAGCTCAG GCTAAGGTTTCTCTGGGCCGTTTAGAGAATTTTCTTTCTTCTGAAGAGCTTGATCCTCAAAACATCAATACAGACTACAGAGGAG ATCATGCAGTTAGATTTGTTAATGCCTCCTTCCGCTGGAAGAAGATTGGAACCACAACCTTACATAA ACTGAGTGTAACGATTCCAGAAGGCTCACTAGTTGCTATTGTGGGTCAGGTTGGAGCTGGAAAGTCATCTTTCCTTTCTGCAGTTCTTGGAGAAATGGAGAAGATTGAAGGAACAGCTCAGAGAAAA GGTTCAGTAGCTTATGTGTCTCAGCAAGCTTGGATACAAAATTCAACCTTACAAGAAAATATTCTCTTCGGCTCAGAATTGAACAAACTGTATTACAAACGAGTTTTGGAGGCCTGTGCTTTGTCACCAGACTTGGAACAATTACCAATGGGAGATCAAACAGAAATTGGAGAAAGG GGTGTGAACATAAGTGGCGGCCAGAAGCAGAGAGTGAGCTTAGCTAGGGCTGTGTACAGTAATGCAAATCTTTATTTATTGGATGACCCCCTATCTGCTGTTGATGTACATGTTGGGAAGCATCTTTTTGAGAAGGTGATTGGATCCTCAGGACTATTAAAAAACAAG ACTCGAATTTTAGTGACGCACAATCTGACAATTCTACCTCAGACCGATATTATAATGGTGATGGAAGATGGCAGGATTACTGAAATTGGCAGTTATAAAGAACTGTTCTCCAAAAGAGCAAACTTTGCGGAATTTGTTCTGACATttggtggaggaagggagaataaaGAAAAGTTCTCAGTATCAA ACTCTTTCCcaaaaaacattattaaaataagaGATAATGTTGTACCACAGAAAAGGCAATATGCACAGCATAAAGATAC GAGCAGTTTCTCCGTGAAGAAGGAAAAAGTTGCTACTGGTACT GTGAAAATGTCAGTTATTTTGAAATACCTACAAGCCTTTGGTTGGTCTTGGATGTGGCTAACCATAGCTGCTTACTTGGGTCAAAATGCTATGGCAATTGGACAAAATCTGTGGCTCAGTACATGGACAGCAGAAGCTAAACAACTTAAACACTTCACAGAATGGAAGCAGTTAAGAAACTACAGATTTGGCATCTATGGGTTCTTGGGATTCATGCAAG GTCTTTTAGTTTGCTTTGGTGCATATGTGCTTACTAGAGGATCTCTGTGTGCCTCTCGGGCATTGCATCACCAGATGCTGGACAGTGTACTGCGCCTTCCACTTCAGTATTTTGAAACTAATCCTGTAGGTCAGATCATCAACAGGTTCACAAAG GACATGTTTATAGTTGATGTACGTTTTCATTATTATCTACGAACCTGGCTGAATTGTACACTGGATGTTATTGGAACAATTGTTGTAATTGTGTACGCATCACCCCTTTTCATGCTGGTGGTTGTTCCACTTGGATACCTATATTTTACTATTCAA CGATACTATATTGCTAGCTCCCGACAGATTCGACGACTGGCTGGTGCTTCACACACCCCTGTAATTTCACACTTCAGTGAAACACTTTTGGGTGTTTCTACAGTCAGAGCTTTTGGACATCAGGAACGATTTATAAATCAAAACAAAGATGTGATCAACGAGAACCTGGTTTGCTTCTACAACAATGTAATTTCAAACAG GTGGCTAGCTGTCCGACTTGAATTTCTGGGGAACTTGATGGTTTTCTTTGCTGCATTGTTTGCAGTGATTGCCAATGGCAAGGTGGATTCTACCACAGTGGGATTATCGATATCCTATGCACTCAGT aTAACTCAAAGTTTGAATTTTTGGGTCCGCAAAGCATGTGAAATTGAAACCAATGGAATCTCCATTGAACGGGTTTGTGAATATTCAAATATTGTTAAAGAG gCACCCTGGATACTATCCAGCCGCCCACCAGCAGGTTGGCCTAATGAAGGTGTAATACAGTTTATCAGTTACAAAGTTCGGTACAGACCAGATATAGATTACGCTCTACAGGACATATCTTTTCAAACTagcagggaagaaaag ATTGGAATCATAGGAAGAACTGGTGCAGGCAAATCCACTCTCACCAATTGCTTATTTAGAATAATAGAAAGAGCTGGAGGCAAAATAATCATAGATGGAATTGACATATCAACTATTGGCCTACACGATCTTCGAGGCAATCTAAACATTATTCCGCAG GACCCAGTCTTATTCTCAGGGACAATTCAATCAAACTTGGATCCACTTGGAAAATATTCTGATTTTGAATTGTGGAATGCACTAGAATTGTGTGACCTGAAGAATTTTGTGCAATCGCTTCCAAAGAAACTTCAGCATGAAATTTCAGAGAGTGGTGAAAATCTGAG TATGGGGCAGAGACAGCTCGTCTGCCTTGCCCGTGCTTTGTTAAGGAAGACGAAAGTTTTAGTCTTGGACGAAGCAACAGCCTCTGTTGATATGGAAACAGATAATCTTGTGCAGTCCACAATCCAGAAAGAATTCCGAAACTGCACGGTGCTAACTATTGCTCATAGGCTGCATTCCATCATGGACTCTGACAG AGTGCTTGTTCTTGATTCTGGAAAAATTGCTGAATTTGATACGCCACAGAATTTGTTGCAACAGAGAGGTGTGTTTTATGAAATGACATCACAAGCTGGAATACATCAAAATGAAGTTAACCTCTAA